The Leptospirales bacterium genome has a window encoding:
- a CDS encoding NRDE family protein produces the protein MCLIFVSHDPEGPWPLVVAANRDEFFARPALAADFWTSDPGILGGRDLKEGGGWLALRRDGRFACVTNYRDPQLHKDGRKSRGAIVANLLRSKDSLSSLLSALRAERREYNAFNLLAGEGDALWFYGSEDDDLRKLTPGLYGLSNASLDTPWPKVEHGKAEMALALQAASVGQGGPLESNRLALRSALLTLLSNEQRAADSELPGTGIPLEAERALSARFIRLPGYGTRASTTVIKGDGRLEFFERSFDADGKISDERRHELQSSATAFRPGR, from the coding sequence ATGTGTCTGATCTTCGTTTCCCATGATCCAGAAGGGCCCTGGCCGCTGGTCGTGGCCGCCAATCGTGACGAGTTTTTCGCTCGCCCCGCGCTGGCTGCGGATTTCTGGACCTCAGACCCTGGGATTCTGGGCGGACGTGATTTGAAAGAGGGCGGGGGCTGGCTTGCGCTACGGCGCGACGGCCGTTTTGCCTGTGTCACCAACTATCGTGATCCACAACTGCACAAAGATGGAAGAAAATCGCGCGGGGCTATTGTAGCCAATCTACTCCGGTCAAAGGATTCGCTTTCGTCGCTGCTGAGTGCACTGCGCGCCGAGCGCCGCGAATACAACGCGTTCAACCTGCTGGCAGGGGAGGGCGATGCCCTCTGGTTTTACGGCAGCGAAGATGATGATTTGCGCAAATTGACGCCTGGCCTTTACGGATTGAGCAATGCCAGTCTGGATACGCCGTGGCCAAAAGTTGAGCACGGCAAAGCGGAGATGGCGCTTGCGCTGCAGGCTGCCAGCGTCGGGCAGGGCGGGCCCCTGGAGTCCAATCGCCTCGCCTTACGTTCCGCATTGCTAACTTTACTCTCCAATGAACAGCGCGCGGCAGACTCGGAGCTGCCTGGAACCGGAATTCCGCTGGAGGCTGAAAGGGCCCTGTCTGCCCGTTTCATTCGCCTGCCGGGCTATGGTACGCGGGCCAGCACGACCGTGATCAAGGGCGACGGTCGTCTCGAGTTTTTTGAACGCAGCTTCGACGCCGATGGCAAGATCAGTGATGAACGCCGCCACGAACTGCAATCTTCGGCGACGGCCTTCAGACCCGGTCGTTGA